The window ACCCGTAGGCCTCCAGCACCGCACGCTGGCGGTCCACGTCCTTCTGCGAGAGCATCCCCATCCCCAGGCTCAGCATCGCAGCGCCCATCATGCCCACGCTCACGGCCTCGCCGTGAAGGTACCGCTCGTACCCCGTCACCTGCTCGATCGCGTGGCCCATCGTGTGGCCGTAGTTGAGCAGCATCCGGAGTCCAAGCGTCTCTTTCTCGTCCTGCGATACCACGTTCGCCTTGATCGCCGCGCTCCGCCGGATAACCTCGGACGCCACGGCGCGGTCGAGCGACTGTATCGCGGGCGCTTTCGTCTCGAAGGTCCGCAGCAGCGATTCGTCCATGATGAGCCCGTGCTTGATCGCCTCGGCCCACCCGGCCCTCAGCTCGCGCGCAGGCAGCGTGGAAAGGACCGCCACGTCCGACAGCACCAGCCGTGGCTGCTTGAACGCGCCCACCAGGTTCTTACCGGCAGGCAGGTCGACAGCCGTCTTCCCGCCGACCGCCGCGTCCATCATGGAGAGCAGCGACGTCGGTACCTGGACGAACGACATTCCCCTCAGGTATGTAGCCGCGACGAATCCCGCCAGGTCGCCGACGACTCCTCCGCCGACGGCGACGACCGCATGGCCGCGCTCCGCCTTGCGCTCCGCCAGCCATGTGTAGACGTGCTGTACGGTGTCGAGGTTCTTGTTGCGCTCGCCGGAAGGCATGATGAAGACGTGGCTCGGCACGCCCGCCGCTTCGAGCGACGCCTGCGCCGCGCGGCCGTGGCTGCGCACTCCCTCATCTGTGACGATGAACGCCACGCCGGGCGAAAACACCGACTTCACTCGCTTGCCCAGCTCCGGCAGGATCCCCCATCCCACCCACACCGGGTAGTCGCCCGACGCTGTCCGCACCATCGCCGCCAGGTCGCCGGTCCCCGCAGCGGACTTCGCCTGCGCCTGCTTCGAGAGCAAACCCCAGGCGCGCACCACCTCCTGCGCGACCTCCGACGGCGACATCCTGTCCGTATGCACTGTCCAGTGCGCCCGGGCGTAGCAAACCTGCCGCTGCGCCTTCATCGCCCTTATCTTTGCCAGCGGGTCCGGGCCCTGCAGCAGCGGCCTCACCACCGGCCCGCGCTGCCTTCCGGACGGCATCAGCCGCTTCAGCACCGTCTCCGGCCGCACCTCCAGGCACACAACGATGCCGGACTGCTCCATCACCTCGATGTTGCGCTCGTCCACCACAATCCCGCCGCCGGTAGAGACCACCTGCCGGTCCTTCGCGGCCACAGCCGCCAGCCGCTCCCGCTCGATTTCCCTGAACCGCGGCTCGCCGTCGTCCCTGAAAATCACATCGATCGGCTTCCCGGCGGCCTTCACAATCTCGTCGTCGATATCGACGTAGGTCCACCCCATCTGCCGCGCAACATCGCGGCTGACAGTAGTCTTGCCAGCCCCCGAGAACCCCGTAATGAAGATATTCTCTCTCAACGACCGTTTCGCCCTCAAAAAACTTCGCTGTAATGGTACGTCATAGGGGGGCTGGGGGCTAGGGGCTGGGGGCTGGGGAACTAAAACCTCCTCTCCCCGAGGGAGAGGCCTACGGGGCCTTGACCGTAGAGCCTGCCCTGAGGCTTTGCGAAGGG of the SAR202 cluster bacterium genome contains:
- the aroB gene encoding 3-dehydroquinate synthase yields the protein MRAKRSLRENIFITGFSGAGKTTVSRDVARQMGWTYVDIDDEIVKAAGKPIDVIFRDDGEPRFREIERERLAAVAAKDRQVVSTGGGIVVDERNIEVMEQSGIVVCLEVRPETVLKRLMPSGRQRGPVVRPLLQGPDPLAKIRAMKAQRQVCYARAHWTVHTDRMSPSEVAQEVVRAWGLLSKQAQAKSAAGTGDLAAMVRTASGDYPVWVGWGILPELGKRVKSVFSPGVAFIVTDEGVRSHGRAAQASLEAAGVPSHVFIMPSGERNKNLDTVQHVYTWLAERKAERGHAVVAVGGGVVGDLAGFVAATYLRGMSFVQVPTSLLSMMDAAVGGKTAVDLPAGKNLVGAFKQPRLVLSDVAVLSTLPARELRAGWAEAIKHGLIMDESLLRTFETKAPAIQSLDRAVASEVIRRSAAIKANVVSQDEKETLGLRMLLNYGHTMGHAIEQVTGYERYLHGEAVSVGMMGAAMLSLGMGMLSQKDVDRQRAVLEAYGLPTSAPGLDVDAVRAAMSVDKKVAGGAIRWVLLDGIGRAVSRRDVPEALVRSTLEALCRP